The region TCGATCTTACTAGTTACTACAGTCTTCTACATACattcaagaaaattataaaaatataagttaAACATGATGACTATCATTAGCTAGCTAGTACTTTGTagcccattttcttttctgatctGAGAATCTGAGACACTTTTCAGCCCATGGTACCAACCTACAAAACAACCTCAAAAACCATTTTATTTCGTTTTGCCCATCCACATGTCTTTTCTTACCTTGGCACCACTACTCTGAGCTGGAGCGTTTGCCATGAGCACCGGTACCGTCGActcttttttatctttctttatcCTTTGACCTCTCTGCATCTCCTTTTgcggtttgttgggtttcttgtCTAAGCACCTGTCAATTATATCATTCTCTTCCTCGTCGCGCTTGGAAACGGCCAAGCTGCCATGAGCACCCTTTCCAGTACTCCGATGACTTGGGCCGGAAGAAGCATCAGAAGCCATGGAATCATCACTATCATCATCGTGATTAGCATCAttgtcgtcgtcgtcgtcattTCCATCATCATCACTATGCCCGtaatcaccaccaccaccgccatcatcatcatcgtcatCACCAATATACATTGTCCACCCAGATTCGCTGCTGTGACATTCTTCTGCAGCTCCGAACATTTGGGAAGACTCCATTGCAAGAAGCAAGCAAGTAGAAGAAGGAAGCGGAAAATTAGTAAATGGGCAAGTATAGAGGCGTGAGAAAAGCAGTATATACAATGCGTTTAATTATGTATCTGATCTCTCTCATCGATCTGTGAGGCCTGCCTGCAGGCCAATCTCAAACTATATATGAAAGCTACCAAAACCACAAATATCCATTTAATAGGGCAGGATATAACTCCCACCGCACCACCTGGTAATCAAAATAACCATAAATTCCCTCTGATTTCACTGAGCAGAAGACAGCTAGAAGCTGTGAATGAAAGTGAAATCCAGCCTTCCACAAGGCATAAATACCTTGAAGTTGCTTCAATTTGAAAGGACAAGGGGTTGTTCACTTTGGTCATTGGGTTTTATAAGAGAGGATGGCAATCATCTTTACTGCTCTGCATTGCTCATTAATAAAAAAGGGAGCTTTAAATGCAAAGTCAGATTGGCTCAGTTTACAAAACTAGGGAGAATATAAGGCCAGCAAGAGCTcgtgttttctttcaaataagATGGAAGAATAACAAGACCGCTTTACTACCTGATTTAGCTTTCACACCTGTCACTAAAAAATGGGCaggcttttttcttttaacctcTCTGTGATAAAATGCATAGAACCCAACTGGAGTTTTGTTATGTGAAAGGAACTTGTCAAATATGTGTCTGCTTCTGCTTTTCTGTCGTCCAACTTGCTGGTGGCTGTTTCCTGAAAAAGCAGGATCATGTCTTCGGAGTTCATTAGtccttaattaatatatatatatatatatatatattttatttgctcTATCTAACTCACCTACCTATATGCAATTTAGAATCCATGCCAGCTTAATTATTACGTACGGAATACAAATAATAGCACgagattaatttaattaattagcaacAACTCAAGGGAAAGCATGTGGTGTGACCAAAGTAATTATGAAAGCTTTTTGGCCTATTTGAATggtccttttgtttttgtttttttttttttttgtttttttttcccaagcATAACTTCTGATGGGTGAAATAATAGTGTGATCGGACATATAACGCCCAGAATTCACTTCTCTATTAACTTGtgaaatgacttttttttttttttttcttaaataaaatgaatgaaattaaattgaaatgacttcgtTGTGATCGATGGAATTAATGCTTCGCGATTCTCTCTTGAAGGCCAATGTGCTATTCTCTTAATTAAGGTGGCATGGcattgaaatttgaattcttcGCCAACGTCAATCCAATTAATTagggaaaataaaagaaaatatattaattaattaatttaatgtatGTGATTTTCACAGCATGCCGGCCTATTGTCCTTGAAGATATATGGTTAATTTATGCCCTAGCTAGCTACATGGTGAGGATTGAGGAGGTTTAGGCATGTGCTGCCCCAATGGTTTTAGGCATGTTTTTAGCTGTTCCCCACTTTTAATTCCTCCTCTCGacttattatggtatttacCAGACAGGGTGAGGCCCATGAGTTATTCTTGCTGCTTGTCTTTTGTTGTGGGGATCTGCTCCCTCTCTTAGGCTCCACGTGAGCATTCAACGTATGGTTCTGCACTAGGACAATAATATCTACCTCCAACCTGGATATCTGCTTCTCCATTTTCACCTTGTACTTTTGACATTAAGAAAAAGTGTTTCCTTAACTCACGTGGATACAATTACATAAAACTATGATTATTTAGTTTTATTCATCGTTTTTTCTTCTCGGGGCACTTCAATTTAAGGGTGACAATTTGTATTTGCGTGTTAAATTTGAATCATGTTGATGCATagatataatattatataggtcaattttaacaCGGCTTTTATAATTAAACAGGTCATACCTCTTaactttaatcctttaatttttgtatttgattCGAGTCGTGTCAAATAAtgtgtataagattatatagatcAAACCATAATTAAATCCATTTAATTGAATGTGTTAGATTCTTTAACTCTAATCTTTTAATTTCGTATCGAATTTTCTAATTGTGTAAAAATTTATCGATTTTACGTTTACCAATCAATGATGAAAAATCATTCTGGGACCCAGCCAACTGTTGAGTATGACTTAAAAGTCATCAAATTGATGGGCCCCATTGCTTTTTTATTCCTCTTGGGTGTTGGACTCTTTTGTCTCCGTAGATGACTTGTAGTAGGAGAGGCACTAACCGATTGTTGAAGTCCTACACCTGTTTGgactttgga is a window of Alnus glutinosa chromosome 4, dhAlnGlut1.1, whole genome shotgun sequence DNA encoding:
- the LOC133865199 gene encoding protein SOB FIVE-LIKE 2: MESSQMFGAAEECHSSESGWTMYIGDDDDDDGGGGGDYGHSDDDGNDDDDDNDANHDDDSDDSMASDASSGPSHRSTGKGAHGSLAVSKRDEEENDIIDRCLDKKPNKPQKEMQRGQRIKKDKKESTVPVLMANAPAQSSGAKVRKDMWMGKTK